The Geodermatophilaceae bacterium NBWT11 genome has a segment encoding these proteins:
- a CDS encoding exodeoxyribonuclease VII large subunit has translation MTAPSSPEQPWPVRTVARKVADWIGRLGEVWVEGQVAQLSRRGSATVFLTLRDGAADLSVPVTCHRDVADRPGLALTEGARVVVRARPDYYVARGSFSLRATEIRAVGLGELLARIERIRALLAAEGLFDAHRKRPLPFAPAVVGLVTGRGSAAERDVLVTAGRRWPAVRFAVHHTVVQGPSAAAGVIEGLQRLDADPTVEVIVVARGGGSVEDLLPFSDEGLVRAIAACRTPVVTAVGHETDTTLVDHVADVRAATPTDAAHRVVPEIGEQRRLVDGLRARARSLVTGRLDQQERWLESVRSRPALADPQRLLAGRAEDVAAMRQRATRTLTHRVDVAVRDLEHARARVTALSPAATLDRGYALVQTADGGLVRDPGQVADDEALVVRVAGGRIPVRVDRQDGSS, from the coding sequence GTGACGGCGCCCTCCTCCCCCGAGCAGCCGTGGCCGGTGCGCACCGTGGCCCGCAAGGTCGCCGACTGGATCGGCCGCCTCGGCGAGGTGTGGGTCGAGGGCCAGGTCGCCCAGCTCTCCCGGCGCGGCAGCGCGACGGTCTTCCTCACCCTGCGCGACGGCGCGGCAGACCTGTCGGTGCCGGTCACCTGCCACCGGGACGTCGCCGACCGGCCCGGCCTGGCGTTGACCGAGGGCGCCCGGGTGGTCGTGCGCGCCCGGCCGGACTACTACGTCGCCCGGGGCTCGTTCTCGCTGCGTGCCACCGAGATCCGCGCGGTCGGCCTGGGTGAGCTGCTGGCCCGGATCGAGCGGATCCGCGCGCTGCTGGCCGCCGAGGGCCTCTTCGACGCCCACCGCAAGCGGCCGCTGCCCTTCGCCCCCGCCGTGGTCGGGCTCGTCACCGGCAGGGGCAGCGCCGCCGAGCGGGACGTCCTGGTCACCGCCGGGCGCCGCTGGCCCGCCGTCCGCTTCGCCGTGCACCACACCGTCGTCCAGGGACCGTCCGCCGCGGCCGGGGTGATCGAGGGCCTGCAGCGGCTGGACGCCGACCCGACGGTGGAGGTCATCGTGGTCGCCCGGGGCGGCGGCTCGGTGGAGGACCTGCTGCCCTTCTCCGACGAGGGGCTGGTGCGCGCGATCGCCGCCTGCCGCACCCCGGTGGTCACCGCCGTCGGGCACGAGACCGACACGACGCTGGTCGACCACGTCGCCGACGTGCGCGCCGCGACCCCGACCGACGCCGCGCACCGGGTGGTGCCCGAGATCGGCGAGCAGCGCCGCCTGGTCGACGGCCTGCGCGCCCGGGCCCGCTCGCTGGTCACCGGCCGACTGGACCAGCAGGAGCGCTGGCTGGAGTCGGTGCGCAGCCGCCCGGCGCTGGCCGACCCGCAGCGGCTGCTGGCGGGCCGGGCCGAGGACGTAGCCGCGATGCGCCAGCGGGCCACCCGGACCCTCACCCACCGCGTCGACGTCGCCGTCCGCGACCTCGAGCACGCCCGGGCCCGGGTCACCGCGTTGTCGCCGGCGGCCACCCTGGACCGGGGCTACGCCCTCGTGCAGACCGCCGACGGCGGCCTGGTCCGCGATCCGGGTCAGGTGGCCGACGACGAGGCGCTGGTGGTCCGGGTGGCCGGCGGACGCATCCCGGTGCGGGTCGACCGGCAGGATGGGTCCTCGTGA
- a CDS encoding exodeoxyribonuclease VII small subunit, translating to MSTPEPAPTQSYEQAREELADVVRRLEGGGLTLEESLALWERGEELAGVCQHWLDEARERLAAAGPDQAQPAE from the coding sequence GTGAGCACCCCCGAGCCCGCCCCGACGCAGAGCTACGAGCAGGCCCGCGAGGAGCTCGCCGACGTCGTCCGCCGGCTGGAGGGCGGCGGGCTCACACTGGAGGAGTCCCTGGCGCTGTGGGAACGCGGCGAGGAGCTCGCCGGGGTCTGCCAGCACTGGCTGGACGAGGCCCGCGAGCGGCTGGCCGCCGCCGGACCCGACCAGGCTCAGCCCGCGGAGTAG